The Amblyomma americanum isolate KBUSLIRL-KWMA chromosome 11, ASM5285725v1, whole genome shotgun sequence genome includes the window TCCATATTTCATGATATAAGATGCAGTGATGTTTGATTTgattttttcttgcttgtttgtaaTATTTATATGAGCTTCTGTATGTCTTCTTTACTAGCTTAAAATGTTTGTGGACAACTTGAGTCGGTATTCTACACTTTATGAGTAGGACTCAGAGCAGTAAATAGCTATATTTTTGTTATTGTTCCTACAAGAAGTttggccttttttctttttctcttgcaaCTAGTCAGCATTTCTAGCGTGGCTCAGCCATGCTTTCTCAACATTTCTTTTAACATTTTCAAAGAGACTAACTGCTGCCACTTGCCACCAGTGGTGTTGTGCTGCTGTTGGCAGAAGCGGTTGCTGGTATCTATGATAAatattgtcatgtagtggtgatggcagtGTGGTGAACAAGAAGACAGCAAAAGGCTTCCAGAATGACTCCAACTCTTTGGCGAAATCAATTTAAACCTTTGTAAGGAACCATTGAGATAAGGGACGAAAAGAAACTATGACAATCTGGAAAAAGGTGGAAGCAGTTCCGTGTGGATGAATGGAGATAtatctggtcgcatctcgcatcaCAGACCAAATGATGAAGCCATATAGCAGTGGCTTTGAGCATCaacaaacaaacagtacaaagattgGCAGCAATATCAGCAGTAATAATTAAGTTATATAGTATTTTTAAGACCGCCTTTGTGTTTTCACCTGTAGTTTTGATAAAACTTGTGCATCTCATACAATGCCAAGTTCATTACTGCCTCTGTTTGTTGCCTGGGTGGCCCGGTAGTCCTGTCCATAGAACTTCATAGAGTTGCTATACTTGTAAAGTGTGTCCTGAGTGTAAGTGTTTGAAGCCACTGTCTGCCATGAGAAAACAAGACTACGATATCAAAATATTCGATTTAAAATGCTTCTGCTACGTATCTCAGTGCCACAGCGTAGATTAGCTTATTTGGACAGAGCTTTcgattgctgcaaaaaaaaaaaaatgaataaaagtcAGCAGACTGTTCCTTAACCAAACTACTACAGTTTGCAGCCTTGTAGTTTTTAATCTTATCTACTTCTCTGTTTCATTGTGCAGGTACCGCAACAAAGATTGGCAACCAATGAGTACACCAGCTGCCCGAAGGACCATTTTCCAAACCCACTACTTCCAGTATTTGCAGGCTAAACTGCTTGATGTTCATAACGTGAAATGGCATAGCCAGTGATATCAGAATGGTGACGGTGCTCAAAATGAGAGATATGAGAGCCTGCCTTGTTAATGCCTAAGCCACAACCATCATTTCAATGAGCCACGGTCTGGGTggttacagtgctcagctgctgacctgaaagatgtggGTTCAGTCCTGGCCGAGGCAAAATGTTAGGAGGCCCATGTactttgcgatgccagtgcacgttaaagaactgcaggtggtcCTAATTACCGGAACCCCTCccctatggcatccctcatagcctgagtcgctgtgggatgttaaacccaacaAAACAATCAATCATCACTGCGACATGAACAGTGGATGTTGTGAAACATTCTGTATGTGAAATTGTTCATGAATGCAGAGGAAACCTTGTGATCTAGCACATCGTGCTACAAGTTGCACTTTTTCTCTATATTCTGTGCAGGTTTTTCTGAAAAAAGTACACAAGCTGGAGagtacacagaaaaaaaaagaacacctgCAGTAAAAAAGTGCCTGTGTTTTGCGGCTGTGCCTTTTGTGTATCATAATTGGTCTTGCTTTTCATGCTCTAGTGTCCCCAATTTAGGTCTTCCATTTCTATTGTGGTTCTACCACCCTTTGAGTTTCCGTGTCTCATTATTTTATGGCTTATTGTTTTCTGTATTCTTCTGTATACGACACCCTTATAAAGTGAGGTCTGAAAAGCAGTAGTAATATCTTTTTGGTATGCTGTCGGATGTTCTGCAGTGAACTATTTTATCTGATGTCTACATTAGCTTGTATTGCATGTGCTTCTGATTCTGTTTGCTGTTAGCAAATATTTTCGAGTCCGGTTAATTGTGAGATGATATTGATGATTCGTGCTTATTTTAGTGCTGTGTATTACAGTGGTGACACTGCCGATAGAATTGGTTCTGTCCTTGTCGTTTGCGGCATGACTGCTTGtgttctgaatttattttttgagaTCATCAGGCCTGATTATGCTAGATTGAAAAGAAAAGTTTTGTCTTCGTAATTGCTTTTTATTTTGCTCTCTTAACATTCAGAAATTCTGTGCATGTTTTAGCTATTCATTCATTGCAATTCAGTTTGGTAAAAGTATCAATCTGCACCTATTTTAAGTCATGAAgccttgctttattttttttgagGCTGCAGGAAGAAAATTGCTTCCTCATGATTCTGGCAGAGCAGATGGAGGTTCGTGTTCCGGCACAATAAACTGAACACGGTAGCTGCCAGACGTGCACACTGTGAAATGGTGCCCGAAGCAAATGATAATTACTGCGTTGTTTTAGGTCATGACAGGTCAGCTCAGATATATATATTTTAGCATTTGGCTACATTTAGCTTAAGAGAACTAGTAATCATTGAGCAGTTTTTCTCCAGCAATGTGCTAGAGGTTTTTTCTGCAACATGCAGAGTAATTAACCTTGAAGCTTTTATGGACAAAAGGAATGCACTCATGAGCAGTGTACTCTACCATGAGTCAAAGCTCGCAGACATTGTTATTCGTGAAAGACTTGCTCAGAATTGCAAGATCCCTCCGATGAAGCCAAGCATTATATGAGGACTTTGCTGTCCTGGTGCGTAAGTTGGCTAAAGACTGCTCATCGCTCTCAGTAATTGTTCGAAAGCTGAGACATTATCCCTCCAACTCCATGCTAATTATAAATATCAGAAAATTTGGTTTAAAAACTTTCTTTAGAGGCACAACCCATTGACCATGGAATGAACTCTTAGCCTAAATGTCGTGTAATATTGCCATTTTCATTTGCAGCTTACTGGCCGTGCTACCAAATGGGCTCTAATACGCTGAAAATACTCTCCTTTTCTTGGTGCAGGCCTGGCCACGGCTGATCCCAAGCTGAGAGTGTCGCAAGGTGAAAACAGGACTAAGCAGCTATACCAGTCCTCCCTCTGCAGTCGGAGTTTTATTAAGAAAAGCCCTCTAGAGCCGCACCTTCTCACCCAAATGAGTGATCATCCTTTCCAGTGTGGCCACTGTGGAAAGAGCTTTCCACAAAAGTATGACTCAGTGCAACATCTCTGTACCCACACAtatgagcgtccatacaagtgtagCCAGTGCAggagcagctttgctgaaaagggccacctggagcgacaccttcgtacccacacgggtgagcgtccatacaagtgtgaccactgtcacagcagctttgctcaaaagggcAACCTGGAGCagcaccttcgtacccacacgggtgagcgtccatacaagtgtgaccactgtcacagcagctttgctcaaaagggcAACCTGGAGCagcaccttcgtacccacacgggtgagcgtccgtacaagtgtgaccactgtgacagcagctttgctctaaAGGGCAACCTGGAGCAGCACCTTCGTACGCACACAAGTGAGCGtccgtacaagtgtgaccactgtgacagcagctttgctctaaAGGGCAACCTGGAGCAGCACCTTCGTACGCACACAAGTGAGCGtccgtacaagtgtgaccactgtcacagcagctttgctcaaaagggcACCCTGGAGCAGCACCTTCGTACGCACACAAGTGAGCGtccgtacaagtgtgaccactgtcacagcagctttgctcaaaagggcACCCTGGAGCAGCACCTTCGTACGCACACAAGTGAGCGtccgtacaagtgtgaccactgtgacagcagctttgctctaaAGGGCAACCTGGAGCAGCACCTTCGTACGCACACAAGTGAGCGtccgtacaagtgtgaccactgtcacagcagctttgctcaaaagggcAACCTGGAGCagcaccttcgtacccacacgggtgagcgtccgtacaagtgtgaccactgtgacagcagctttgctctaaAGGGCAACCTGGAGCAGCACCTTCGTACGCACACAAGTGAGCGTCCGTACAAGTGTGACCGCTGtcacagcagctttgctcaaaagggcACCCTGGAGCAGCACCTTCGTACGCACActggtgagcgtccatacaagtgtgaccactgtcacagcagctttgctcaaaagggcAACCTGGGGCagcaccttcgtacccacacgggtgagcgtccatacaagtgtgaccactgtgacagcagctttgctcgaaagAGCCACCTGAAACagcaccttcgtacccacacgggtgagcgtccatacaagtgtgaccactgtaacagcagctttgctcaacaGAGCCACCTGAAACAACAcgttcgtacccacacgggtgagcgtccatacaagtgc containing:
- the LOC144109508 gene encoding uncharacterized protein LOC144109508, with translation MSDHPFQCGHCGKSFPQKYDSVQHLCTHTYERPYKCSQCRSSFAEKGHLERHLRTHTGERPYKCDHCHSSFAQKGNLEQHLRTHTGERPYKCDHCHSSFAQKGNLEQHLRTHTGERPYKCDHCDSSFALKGNLEQHLRTHTSERPYKCDHCDSSFALKGNLEQHLRTHTSERPYKCDHCHSSFAQKGTLEQHLRTHTSERPYKCDHCHSSFAQKGTLEQHLRTHTSERPYKCDHCDSSFALKGNLEQHLRTHTSERPYKCDHCHSSFAQKGNLEQHLRTHTGERPYKCDHCDSSFALKGNLEQHLRTHTSERPYKCDRCHSSFAQKGTLEQHLRTHTGERPYKCDHCHSSFAQKGNLGQHLRTHTGERPYKCDHCDSSFARKSHLKQHLRTHTGERPYKCDHCNSSFAQQSHLKQHVRTHTGERPYKCHLCPMVFAQNVTLATHLRQAHKRKKPY